CGAGCGCTGCGCCGAGGCTGTGGCGGCGCTGGGGCTGACGCATGACATCGTGGTCAACCTGCAGGGCGACGCGCCGCTGACGCCTTCGTGGTTCGTCGAGGAACTGGTCGCGGGCCTTGCCGCCGATCCGGGCGCCGATGTGGCGACGCCGGTGCTGCGCTGCTCGGGCGCCATGCGCTCGGAGCTGATCGCCGACCGGGTGGCGGGGCGCGTCGGCGGCACCACCGCCGTCTTTGGTCACGACCGCCGGGCGCTGTATTTCAGCAAGGAAGTCATCCCCTATGCCGCGGCGGATTTCGGTCCCTCGGACCCGACGCCGGTGTTCCACCATGTCGGCGTCTATGCCTATCGCCCGGCGGCGCTGGCCGAATACCCGGGCTGGGACGAAGGCCGGCTGGAGGCGCTGGAGGGGCTGGAGCAGCTGCGCTTCCTGGAACGCGGCCGCCGCATCCTCTGCGTCGAGGTCGAGGCCCGCGGCCGCGAGTTCTGGGAGCTCAACAATCCATCCGACGTGCCCAAGCTCGAGGCAATGATGCAGCGGATGGGTATTGCTTAGGCTAATCGCGTTAAAGTAGAGTAACGCACAGTTCTGTATTTGTTCAAGTTGTTCAAATCTGCGGCAGCATTCAAACGCGCCGGACGACGCCATTTGAAATCAGAGGAATTCCGCTGGAACTCCACAGCCAATAGGCAGAAACTCGCTGCCAGCCGCCAAAAATTGAATCACTTTCGTCGTTTGCAGAAACCTGGGCGGGGTATACGCACTTGTTGCGGAAGCCTCGGCAAAGAGGGATAAGCGTCGGGCTGTCGGCGCAAGAGATCAGGAGATCGGATCAATGAACCGCAAAGTCACCAAGGCCATCTTTCCCGTCGCTGGCCTGGGCACCCGCTTCCTTCCGGCTACGAAAAGCATTCCCAAGGAAATCATGACCTTGGTCGACCGGCCGCTGATCCAATACGCCATCGACGAGGCGCGCGCGGCCGGAATCGAGGAATTCATCTTCGTCACCTCGCGCGGCAAGGGCGCGCTCGAGGACTACTTCGACCACGCGCATGAGCTGGAATCGAGCCTGAAGAAATCCGGCAAGACCGAGCTTCTGGACATCCTGCGCGGCACCAACATGGATTCGGGCGCCATCGCCTATGTCCGCCAGCACAAGGCCCTGGGCCTGGGCCATGCGGTCTGGTGCGCCCGCCGCCTGCTGGGCGACGAGCCGGTCGCGGTCATCCTGACCGACGACGTCATCATGGGCGAGCCGCCCTGCCTGCAACAGATGATCGAGGCCTACAAGGAAACCGGCGGCACCATGGTCGCGACCATGGAGGTCCCGGCCGAAAAGACCAAGGCCTATGGCGTCCTGGACGTGGCCGAGGACATGGGCGCCATCGTCCGCGCCAAGGGCATGGTCGAGAAGCCCAAGGAGAACCCGCCCTCGAACCTGGCCGTCATCGGCCGCTACATCCTGGCGCCGACCGTCATGGACAACCTCAACAAGCTCAAGCAGGGCGCCGGCGGCGAGATCCAGCTGACCGACGCCATCGCCGACGAGATCGAGGAGGGCCGCGACGTGTTCGGCCTGCGCTTCCGCGGCCAGCGCTTCGACTGCGGCAGCAAGGCGGGCTTCCTGCAAGCCACCGTGGCCTTCGGCCTGGCGCGCGACGAGCTGAAGCACGAGTTCGCCGAATACCTGTCGGACATCACCGCAATGTACAAGGCGGCCGAATAAGCATGACGGAAACGGTGCTGGTCACGGGCGGCGCGGGCTATATCGGCTCGCACGCCTGCAAGGCCCTGCGGGACGCGGGTTTCACCCCGGTCACCTATGACAACCTCTGCACGGGCTGGCAGGACGCGGTCAAGTTCGGCCCCTTCGAGCAGGGCGACCTGATGGACCGCGCCCGGCTGGATGCGGTCCTTACCGCGCACAAGCCGGTCGCGGTGATGCATTTCGCCGCGCTGAGCCAGGTCGGCGAGGCCATGCGCGAGCCGGGCAAATACTGGCGCGGCAATGTCGGCGCCTCGCTGAACCTGATCGAGGCGACGCTGGCGGCGGGGGTGCGCAACTTCGTGTTTTCCTCGACCTGCGCCACCTATGGCGACCATGACGGCGTGGTGCTGGACGAGACGACCGCCCAGGCGCCGCTGAACGCCTATGGCGCCAGCAAGCGCGCGATCGAGGACATGCTGAAGGATTTCGGCGCCTCGGACGGGCTGCGCTCGGTGATCTTCCGCTATTTCAACGTCGCGGGCGCCGATCCCGAGGGCGAGGTGGGCGAGTTCCACCAGCCCGAGACGCATCTGATCCCGCTGATCCTGGACGCGGTGGACGGCAAGCGCGATGCGCTGACCATCCACGGCACCGACTATCCGACGCCGGACGGCACCTGCATCCGCGACTATGTCCATGTCATGGACCTGGTCGATGCGCATGTGCTGGGCTTGCGCCACCTCTTGGCCGGCAAGGTCGCGGATGGCGGGCACGAGGTCTTTTGCCTGGGCACCGGCAACGGCTTTTCCGTGCGCGAGGTGGTGGCCGAGGCCAAGCATGTCACCAACCGCCCGGTGCCGATGGTCGATGGCCCGCGCCGCGGCGGCGATGCGGTCAAGCTGGTCTCGGGCTCGGAAAAGGCGATCTCGGTCCTGGGCTGGAACCCGGCGCGCTCGACCATGCAGCAGATGGTGGCGGATGCCTGGCGCTGGCATCAGAATGGCGGCTATACCCGGTGAAGGCCGGCGACCGGCGCGGTCCGCTGCGACGCGGCTGGTCGGCCTGGCGGATGCGCGCCAAGCGGCGCCAGCTGATCCTGCGCGCCATGCGGGCCGGCCGCAGCCTGCAGCCGCTCGCCGACCGCACGGCGGCTATCCGGCCCGGCGACATCCTGGGCTTCGTCACGCTGAGGAACGAGATGCAGCGCCTGCCCGAGTTCCTGGCGCATTACCGGCGCCTGGGCGTCGCGCATTTCCTGGCGGTGGACAATGCCAGCACCGATGGCGGCGCGGACTACCTGCGCAGCCAGCCCGACGTCTCGCTGTGGAGCGCGCCGGGCAGCTATCGCGAGGCGCGCTTCGGCATGGACTGGCTCTCGGCCCTGCTGCTGCGCCACGGCCGCGGGCATTGGTGCCTCAGCGTCGATGCCGACGAGCTGCTGGTCTATCCGCATTGCGACAGCCGCGACCTGCGGGCGCTGACCGCGCATCTGGATGCGCGGGGCATCGCCGGCATGGGCGCGCTGATGCTGGACCTGTATCCGCAAGGGCCGCTGGACCAGGCGCCCGCGTCCGGCAGCGTGACCGAGCGGCTGCCCTGGTTCGACCCCGGCCCCTATCGCTGCCAGGTCATGCAACCGCGCCGCAACCGCTGGGTGCAGGGCGGGGTGCGCGAGCGGGTGTTCTTCGCCGACCGGCCGAAACGCGCGCCGACGCTGAACAAGCTGCCGCTGATCCGCTGGCACTGGCGCTATGCCTATGTGAACTCGACCCATTCCATGCTGCCGGCGCGGCTGAACGACCTCTACGACGGGCCGGGCGATGCGCGGCTTTGCGGCGTACTGCTGCACAGCAAGTTCCTGCCCGACATCGCCGCCCGCTCGGCCGAGGAACTGGCCCGGCGCCAGCATTTCGCCGATCCCGACGCCTATGCCGGCTATCACCGGGCACTGACCGATGCGCCCGACCTGTGGTACGCGGGCTCGGTGCGCTATCGCGACTGGCGGCAGCTGGTCGCGCTGGGTCTGATGGCGGGCGAGGGCTGGCCCGGAGACCCGTAAGGAAACCGCTTGCGAAACCCCGCGCAACCACGCATGTCCCCTGACATGAAGCAAGACCGTCACATTCAACCCGCGGATGGTATGCGGTGCCCCGGCTGACGCGCTGGCCGATCTGGAAGCGGCTGCGCCGAAGGGCGCGGCGGCAATGGCTGGTCGCCCGGGCGGCGAACCGGGGGCGGGCGCTGCGCCCGGTCATGGACCGCACCCGCCGCATCGGGGCGGGCGAGATCCTGGTCTTCATGACCCTGCGCAACGAATTGCCGCGCCTGCCGTATTTCTTTGCGCATTACCGCCGGCTGGGCATCGGGCATTTCCTGGTCGTGGACAATGCCAGCACCGACGGCAGCGCCGAATGGCTGGCCGAGCAGCCCGACGTCTCGCTGTGGCGGACCGAGGCCAGCTACAAGGAATCGCGCTTCGGCATGGACTGGCTGAACTGCCTGTTGCGCCGCCATGGCAGCGGGCATTGGTGCCTGACCGTCGATCCCGACGAATTCCTGGTCTATCCGCATCACGACACCCGGCCCTTGCAGGCGCTGACCGACTGGCTGGACGCGGGCGAGATCCGGTCCTTCTCGGCCATGCTCCTGGATATGTATCCCAAGGGCTCGCTGGCGGCCGAACCCTATCGCCCCGGCCAGGACCCGTTCGAGATCGCGCGCTGGTTCGACCCGGCGAATTACACCATCCGCAAGAACAGCGAATACGGCAACCTGTGGATCCAGGGCGGGCCGCGCGGCCGGGCCTTCTTTGCCGACAATCCGCAGAACGGCCCGGCGCTGAACAAGATCCCGCTGGTGCGCTGGGAACGTGGCTATGCCTATGTGAGCTCGACCCATATGCTGCTGCCGCGGGCGCTGAACCTGGTCTATGACCAGGACGGCGGCGAAAAGGCCTCGGGCTGCCTGCTGCATGCCAAGTTCCTGTCCACCTTCGTTCAGAAATCCGCCGAGGAGCTGACCCGGCGCCAGCATTACGCCGACAGCCAGGAATACCGGGCCTATCACTCGGGCCTGCAGGAAGACCCGGATTTCTGGTGCGCGCAGAGCTGCGAGTTGCAGGACTGGCGCCAGCTCGAGGATCTGGGGCTGATCTCCAAGGGGAACTGGGCATGACCGTGCGGCTGGGCGTGGTGATGCTCTGCCATGACGAATTGCCCGTCGCCGCGCGCCTGGCGCGGGTCTGGGCCGAGGGCGGCGCCTCGGTCGCGGTCCATGTCGATGCCAAGGCACCGCCGGACGGGGTGGAAACCATGCGGCAGGATCTGGCCAACCTGCCGCAGGTGGTGTTCAGCCCGCGCCATTCCTGCGAATGGGGCATGTTCAGCCTGGTCAAGGCCACGCAGGACGCCGCCGCGCTGCTGCTGGACCGGTTCGAGGACGTGACCCATGTGCTGGTGGTCTCGGGCTCCTGCCTGCCCTTGCGGCCGGTCGCCGACCTGGTGGCCTTCCTGGCGCTGCATCCGCGCCGCGACTTCATCGAAAGCGTGACGGCGGCCGATGTCGGCTGGACCGTGGGCGGGCTGAACGAGGAACGCTTCACCCTGCGCTTTCCCTTCTCGTTCCGGCGCCGCAGAAAGCTCTTCGACCGCTATGTCGCCTTGCAGCGCCGGTTGCGCTTTCGCCGCCGCATCCCGCAGGGGCTGGTGCCGCACCTGGGCTCGCAATGGTGGTGCCTGACCCGGACCACGCTGCGCGCCATCCTGGCCGATCCGCGCCGGGCCGAGTTCGACCGCTATTTCGCCAAGGTCTGGATCCCGGACGAGAGCTATTTCCAGACCCTGGCCCGCCGCCATTCGCAGAATATCGAAAGCCGGTCGCTGACGCTGGCCAAGTTCGACGGCCAGGGCAAGCCCTATATCTTCTACGACGACCATCTGGAGATGCTGGAGCAGTCGCGCTGTTTCGTCGCCCGCAAGATCTGGCGCGGCGCGGCGCGGCTGCATGCGCATTTCCCGCATGGCGACCCGGCCCGCCCCGCGGCCGACGAGCCGCGCCCCGAGCGGCTGGACCGCGTCATCGGCCAGGCCGTCGCCCGCCGCAGCCTGGGCCGGCCCGGGCTTTACATGCAAAGCCGCTTTCCGCTGAAGGACCGCGAGAACGGCAAGACCTCGGCGCCCTATGCCGTGTTGCAGGGCTTCACCGACCTGTTTCCCGAGTTCGAATCCTGGCTGGCCGAACGGGTGGACGCCGATGTGCACGGCCATCTTTTCGCCGTGCATGGCGCCGAATTCGCCGGCCGGGCGCCGATCGGGCCGGGCGGGCTGTCGGACAGCGCGGCGCTGCGCGATCTCGACCCGCGCGGCTTCGTCGCCAACCTGATCCGCATGTCGGACCGGATGCCGCTGTGGCAGTTCAGCCCGCGCGACGGGCAAGAGATGAACTGGTTCACCGCCACCGACCCGAATGCCCGCATCTTCGTCATCACCGGCGCCTGGGCGGTGCCGCTTTTGCATTCCGACATGCCCTTCGACGACATCCGCCGCGTCGCCGCCATCCTGCAACGCACGGAACTGGCGCAGATGGAGGTGCTGCACTCGGTCTGGCTCAAGGCACAGACCCAGGTCTGGGACCTGGGCGATTTCTGCGCCCGCCCCGCCGCCGTGCTGGGCGGCATCCTGCGCGCGCTTGGTGCCGACCCCGAGGCCGCCGCCGACCTGCCGCCCATGCGCGAGATCGCCGGCATGGGCCGATTCCTGCAACGCCTGCGCAATGCCGGGCTGCGCCCGCAGCTGATGGGCGATTTCCCCGCCTCCGACACCGCCCCCTCCGTTCCGCCGCAAGAAAGACCCGCGCCATGACCCAGCCTTTCCGCAGCTTCGTCATCTTCGCCGAGATGCGCACCGGCTCGAACCTGCTCGAGGCGACGCTGAATGCGCTCAAGCGCGTCACCTGCTTCGGCGAGGCCTTCAACCCCTACATGATGGGCTGGCCCGACAAGACCGAGCTCAAGGGCATCACCATGGCCGAGCGCGACGCCGATCCGCACCGGCTGCTGGCGGCGATCTTCGACAAGCCGAACCACCTGCCGGGCTTCCGCTATTTCCACGACCACGATCCGCGCGTGTTCGACGCCATCATGGAGGACCGGGCCTGCGCCAAGATCGTGCTGACCCGCAATCCCGTGGACAGCTATGTCTCGACCGCGCTTGCCCGCGCCACCAACCAGTGGAAGCTGAACGAGACCGAGACCCCAATCCCCGCCGCCGCCCGCTTCGATGCCGAGGAATTCCGCCAGGTGACGGGCGAGATCGAGGCGTTCCAGCTGAAGGTGCTGCACCGGTTGCAGGTCACGGGGCAGGCCGGCTTCTGGCTGGGCTACGAGGATCTGCGCGACGCCGAGGTGATGACCGGGCTGCTGCATTGGCTGGGCCGCACCGACCTCGAGCGGGTCGAGCCGGCCAATGACCAGGTGCCGCAGAACCCGCGCGAGCTTTCCGAGAAGGTCGAGAACTTCGACGAGATGCAGGCGGAACTGGCGCGGCTCGACCCGTTCATGCTGCGCAAGATCCCGAATTTCGAGCCGAGGAAGGGCCCGGCCGTGCCCTCGTTCCTGGGGGCCGAGGCGGGCAAGGGGCTGATCTTCATGCCGATGAAGGGCGGGCCTTCGGACAGCGTGACGCGCTGGCTGCGCGCTATGGGCGAGGTCTCGGGCGATTTCAACCAGAACAGCCTGCGGCAATGGAAGCGCCAGCATGTCGGCCACCGCAGCTTCACCGTGCTGCGCCATCCGCTGCTGCGCGCTTGGGCGGCCTTCGACAGCCTGCTGCGCGGCAGGAATGCCGAGCTGCGCCAGATCCTGCGCGACATCCACCGCGTCGCGCTGCCGCCCGATGCCGAACTGGCCGCGATGGACGACAGCCGCAAGGCCGAGCTTTTCGCGGCCTTCCTCGACTTCCTGCGCCGCAATCTGAATGCCCAGACCACGCTGCCCTGCTATCCCGGCTGGGCCAGCCAGTCCGAGGTGCTGGCCGGTTTCGCCCGCTTCGGCGCCCCGGACATGGTGCTGCGCGAAAGCGACCTGCCGCGCGACCTCAACTGGCTGGCGGCCAGCGCCGGCATCCGCGCGCCCGCCGACCTGCCGGACCCCGAGCCCTTCCCGGATTTCCTGAACGAACAGGAACTGCGCGGCGCGGCGAAAAAGGCCTATCTGCGCGATTACGTCGCCTTCGGCTTCGGCGGCCAGCCCTGAGCCGGCCCCGCCCTAACCCTGCGGCGTCATCGCCTTGCGCTGGCGGTTGCGCTCCAGCCCCAGCTGGCGCTCGCGCCAGATGATCAGGATGCCGGCCAGGATCACCAGCGCGGCGCCGGCCAGCATGGTCAGCGTCGGCGCCTCGCCGAAGACATACCAGCCGATGGCCAGCGCCAGCAGCATCGAGCAATATTCGAAGGGCGCGATCAGCGAGGCATCGGCAAAACGATAGGCCGAGGTCAGCAGGATCTGCGCGAAGCCGCCCAGCAGGCCGATGGCGATCAGCGTCAGCGTGGTTTGCAGGTCCGTCGCCACCCAGCCGAAGGGCAGGGTCAAGAGCCCCAGCACGGTCGAGGTCAGCGAGAACCAGAACACGATGGCCGAGGTCTGTTCCTCTTGCGCGAGCTTGCGCACGAAGATCATCGCCAGCGCCGTGCAGGCCGCCGCCGACAGCGCCACCATGGCGCCCAGGCTCTGCTGCAGGCCGCCGGCGCCCTGGCCCAGCCGGGGCGACAGCACGATCACCACCCCGACCAGCCCCAGCAGCACCATGCCCAGGCGAAAGGCCCGCACCTCTTCGCCCAGGAACATGGCGGCAAAGATCACCGTCATCAGCGGCGCGGCATAGCCCAGCGTGGTGGCCTCGGGAAAGGGCAGCAGCGCCAGCGCCCAGAAGCTCAGCACCATGGCGCAGGTGCCGATGATGCCGCGATAGAAATGCCCGATCGGGCGAAAGGTGCGCAGCCCGGTGCGCAGGTCGCCCCGCCAGGCCAGCCAGCCCAGGATCACCGGAATGGCGAAGAACGAGCGAAAGAACACCTGCTGGCCCGGCGGCACGCCCAAGCCCCCCTCGGAGGTGGCCTTGACCAGCGTGCCCATCAGCGTGAACACCAGGACGCTGAGGCATTTCAGGATGATGCCGCGCAGCGGGCTTTGAGGGATCATGGCAGGCGCTCGCAGGCCCAGCGTGCCGCATCGGCCACGGCGGGATCAGGGTCGTTCAGCAAGCCATCGGCCACGGGGCGCAGATGCGCAAGGCCCGAATTGCCGATGGCGTAAAGCACGTTCCGGACCATGCGGTCGCGGCCGATGCGCTTGATCGGGCTGCCCGAGAAGCGTTCGCGAAAGCCCGCGTCGTCCAGCGCCGCCAATTCGGCCAGCGCCGGGCCGCCATGCGGTCCGTGATAACGCAGCTCGGTCGCGGCCTGGGCGAACTTGTTCCAGGGACAGGCGGCCAGGCAATCGTCGCAGCCATAGATGCGATTGCCCAGCATGGGCCGCAGCTCGGGGTCCACCGGCCCCCTGTGCTCGATGGTCAGATAGGAGATGCAGCGCCGCGCATCCAGCTGATAGGGGGCCGGAAAGGCGCGCGTGGGGCAGGCGTCGAGGCAGGCCCGGCAGGAACCGCAATGGCTGCGCTCGGCCGCGTCCTTCGGCAGGTCCAGCGTGGTGAAGATCGCGCCGAGGAAGAACCAGCTTCCCAGGTCCCGCGACAGCAGGTTGGTGTGCTTGCCCTGCCAGCCCAGCCCGGCCGCCTGCGCCAGCGGCTTTTCCATCACCGGGGCGGTGTCGACGAAGACCTTGATCTCGGCCCCGGTCAACTGCACCAGCCAGCCGCCCAGGCGCTTCAGCCGCTTCTTCACCAGGTCGTGGTAATCCTTGCCCTGGGCATAGACGCTGACCGCGCCGCGATCCTTGTGGTGGATGATCTCCAACGGGTCGTGCTCGGGCGTATAGAGCTCGGCCAGCATGATGACGGACCGCGCCGCGGGCCACAGCGCGGCGGGCGAGGCGCGCCAATGGCTGCGTTCGGCCATCCATTCCATCTGGCCATGGCGGCCCTCGGCCAGGAAGGCCGCCAGCCGCTCGGGCAGCTGCGGAGCCGCGTCGGGGGCGCAGATGCCAAGGGCATTGAAACCCTCGGCCCGGGCCTGTTCCTGCAGCCGGGACCGGATCTCGGCCGGGTCGGAGATCCTGGTCCTAGAAGTCGAGCAGGGCATAATGCGGTGCCGGGTGGACGCCCGGCAGGTGGTCGGCCAAGAGGCTGCGGAAGGCCGGCCGCGACTTGATCTTGGCATACCATTCCTGCACCTCGGTCGAATAGGTCCAGTCCACGTCCGAGATGTAGTCGAGGCACGAGAGATGCGCCGCGGCGGCGAAATCCGCCAGCGTCATCGCATCGCCGGCCAGCCAGCGGCGATGCTCCAGGAGGCTGCGCATGTAGTCGAGGTGATAGCGGATCGCCGACAGCCCGGCCTTGACCGTGCGCGAATCCGGATAGCCCAGGCGCATGACCTTCTTCCAGACCCGCTCGGTCATCACCGGCTTGGTCACCTCGGCGTTGAACTTGTCGTCGAACCAGGCGCAGAGCCGGCGGACCTCGTAGCGTTCGATGGCGGCATGGGGCATCAGCGCCGGCTGCGGGATGGTTTCGTCCAGGTATTCGCAGATCGCCTGGCTTTCGGCCATCAGCCGGCCGTCCATGCGCAGCACCGGCAGCTTGCCGGCCGGGTTGCGGCGCAGGATCTCGGACCCCGGCTCCCAGAAGCGGTCCTCGACCAGCTCGACCTCGACCCGCTTCTCGGCCAGCACCAGCCGCACCTTGCGGCAATAAGGTGACAGCGCGACGTGATAGAGGCGGATCGTGGAATTGGGCGAGGAATTGTTCATCTGGGAAAAACCGTGCGTGGCTGGGCCTTCGGGTTGATACGCCCCGGGGGGCGCGTTTTCAACCGCGATGCGCGGATCAGCGCCCAAGCACCAGGCAGGAATCGCGCCCGTCCGCCCGGATCGTCTGCGCGCCGCTGACGATGGACCGCGTCCGGGCCGAGCCGGTCTGCGGGTTGCGCGTCCGGGGCGAGGGCAGGATCGAGGCCAGCGCCGCCGATTGCGCCAGCGTCAGCTTGTCGGGCGTGGTCTTGAAGTAATACTCGGCCGCCGCATGGACGCCAAAGACGCCGCGGCCGAATTCGGCGATGTTCAGATAGACCTCGACGATGCGGCGCTTGGACCACAGCGCCTCCAGCATCGGCGTATAGGCGGTCTCCATCACCTTGCGCGGCCAGCTGCGGCCCTGCCACAGGAACACGTTCTTGGCGGTCTGCTGGGTGATGGTCGAGGCGCCCCGGCTGGAGCCCGAGGCGATGACCTTGCGGATCTCGACCATGTCGAAGCCCCAATGCGCGCAGAAATTCGCGTCCTCGGCCGCGACCACGGCGCGGACCATGTGGGGCGACATCTCGTCCAGATCGACCCATGCCCGGCTGGCGCGGCCGGGAAATTCGCCCTGGCCCTGGATGATGGTCCAGGTCGTCGGCGGGTTGATGAAGGAAAACAGGAAGACCAGCACGAACATCAGCGCCAGCAGCCGAAGCCCGATCCAGCGCGTCCAACCCCACAGCCACAGCGCGGCGCGCCGCAAGGGCCGCCAGCGCCGGGGCACGGCGGGCGGCATGTCCTGCGGGTCGTCAATGGTCTGGCTGCGGCGGGGCATGGCCGCGTCCTGTCACGGCCATGGCCCCTGCGTCAAGCGATCAGGCGCCGGCAGGCGGGGCGGTGGGGGCCGCATCGGCCTGCGGCACCCCCAGCGCGGCGCCCAGCTTGCCGCCGGCAAAGGCTTCGCGCAGCTTTTCCTCCTCGGCATCGGGCAGCGAGCTTTGCAGCACCCGGCCCTTCAGGTGGAAGCCTTCCAGCCGCGCCAGCACCTTGTCGGCGGTCATCTTGCGCACCAGGATGAACACGGCCGAGCCGCCGGGCGGGATGGAATGGCCCAGCTCGCGCATGAAATCGTCGTTGATGCCGATGTCCGACAGCTTGCCGGCCAGCGCGCCCGAGGCCGCGCCGACCGCGGCGCCCAGCAGCGGGTTCAGGAACAGCAGCCCGACCAGCGTGCCCCAGAAGCCGCCGCCAAGCGCACCGGCGGCGGTCAGGTTCATCGCCTGGTGCAGCTTGATGTCCTCGGCCGTGGGGCGGGTGACGACCACGGCGTCCTCGAGCTCGATCAGGTATTCCTTCTGCATCTTCACCAGTTCGGTGCGCAGCTCGAAGCCCGAGGCCTCGTCGTCGAAGGCGATGACAAGCAGGTCTGACATGGCGGAAATCCTTTCCTACAGGGGTCCGCCGGCCAACGCCGCGGCGCGGCGCCGGGTTCCTGCGGCGCCGTGTCGCTGGCCGGGACGGCGGCGCGCCCCGGCCGCGCCGGTCACTTGACCGAGGCCATCACCGCATCGGCGCCGGGCTTGCCGTCCAGCGTGGTCACGCCGTCCAGCCATTTCGCCACCGGCTCGGGGTTGGCGGCGATCCAGGCCTTGGCGGCCTCGGCCGCATCGGCGCCGTCATCCAGGATATTGCCCATCAGCACGTTTTCCATGTCGACGGTAAAGGTCAGCTGGCTGAACAGCTTGGCCACGTTCGGGCATTGCGCGACCCAGTCCTTGCGCGCGACGGTATGCACGGTCGCGCCGCCGAAGTCCGGGCCGAATTCCTCGTCCCCGCCCGACAGGTAGGTGATGGCGAAGTTGACGTTCATCGGATGCGGCGCCCAGGCCAGGAAGACCGAGGGCGTCTTGGCGGCATCGTTGCGCGCGACCTGCGCCAGCATCGCCTGTTCGCCCGATTCCACCAGCTCCCAGTCGCCCAGGCCGAACTTGTCGGCGTCGATCATCTTCTGGATCGACTGGTTCGCCGGCGCGCCGGGCTCGATGCCGTAGATCTTGCCCTGGAAGGCGTCCTTATGCGCGTCGAGATCGGCGAAATCCTTGACGTTCAGGTCCTTGGCGGCGTCGGTCACGGCCAGGGTGAACTTGGCGCCCTCGAGGTTCTGCACCAGTTCCTGCGTCTTGCCCGAGGCTTCCAGGTCGTCGCGGAACTTCTGCTGCGCCGGCATCCAGTTGCCCAGGAAGACGTCGGTCTCGCCCTTCTTCAGCGCCTCATAGCCGATGGGCACCGAGAGCGTGGCGATGTCCGGGGTATAGCCCAGCCCGGTCAGCACCGCATTCGCCACGCCGTTGGTGGCGGTGATGTCGGTCCAGCCCGGGTCCGACAGATGCACGGTGGCGCAGGCCTGCGGATCGGCGGCGAAGGCGGGGGCGGCCACC
This portion of the Paracoccus sp. N5 genome encodes:
- a CDS encoding manno-octulosonate cytidylyltransferase — protein: MSVVIVIPARHASTRYPGKPLVELRGATGEGLSLIRRSWQAAQAVAGVDRVIVATDDARIADHAAGFGAEVAMTSTAARNGTERCAEAVAALGLTHDIVVNLQGDAPLTPSWFVEELVAGLAADPGADVATPVLRCSGAMRSELIADRVAGRVGGTTAVFGHDRRALYFSKEVIPYAAADFGPSDPTPVFHHVGVYAYRPAALAEYPGWDEGRLEALEGLEQLRFLERGRRILCVEVEARGREFWELNNPSDVPKLEAMMQRMGIA
- a CDS encoding UTP--glucose-1-phosphate uridylyltransferase, translating into MNRKVTKAIFPVAGLGTRFLPATKSIPKEIMTLVDRPLIQYAIDEARAAGIEEFIFVTSRGKGALEDYFDHAHELESSLKKSGKTELLDILRGTNMDSGAIAYVRQHKALGLGHAVWCARRLLGDEPVAVILTDDVIMGEPPCLQQMIEAYKETGGTMVATMEVPAEKTKAYGVLDVAEDMGAIVRAKGMVEKPKENPPSNLAVIGRYILAPTVMDNLNKLKQGAGGEIQLTDAIADEIEEGRDVFGLRFRGQRFDCGSKAGFLQATVAFGLARDELKHEFAEYLSDITAMYKAAE
- the galE gene encoding UDP-glucose 4-epimerase GalE, which gives rise to MTETVLVTGGAGYIGSHACKALRDAGFTPVTYDNLCTGWQDAVKFGPFEQGDLMDRARLDAVLTAHKPVAVMHFAALSQVGEAMREPGKYWRGNVGASLNLIEATLAAGVRNFVFSSTCATYGDHDGVVLDETTAQAPLNAYGASKRAIEDMLKDFGASDGLRSVIFRYFNVAGADPEGEVGEFHQPETHLIPLILDAVDGKRDALTIHGTDYPTPDGTCIRDYVHVMDLVDAHVLGLRHLLAGKVADGGHEVFCLGTGNGFSVREVVAEAKHVTNRPVPMVDGPRRGGDAVKLVSGSEKAISVLGWNPARSTMQQMVADAWRWHQNGGYTR
- a CDS encoding glycosyltransferase family 2 protein, producing MKAGDRRGPLRRGWSAWRMRAKRRQLILRAMRAGRSLQPLADRTAAIRPGDILGFVTLRNEMQRLPEFLAHYRRLGVAHFLAVDNASTDGGADYLRSQPDVSLWSAPGSYREARFGMDWLSALLLRHGRGHWCLSVDADELLVYPHCDSRDLRALTAHLDARGIAGMGALMLDLYPQGPLDQAPASGSVTERLPWFDPGPYRCQVMQPRRNRWVQGGVRERVFFADRPKRAPTLNKLPLIRWHWRYAYVNSTHSMLPARLNDLYDGPGDARLCGVLLHSKFLPDIAARSAEELARRQHFADPDAYAGYHRALTDAPDLWYAGSVRYRDWRQLVALGLMAGEGWPGDP
- a CDS encoding glycosyltransferase family 2 protein codes for the protein MPRLTRWPIWKRLRRRARRQWLVARAANRGRALRPVMDRTRRIGAGEILVFMTLRNELPRLPYFFAHYRRLGIGHFLVVDNASTDGSAEWLAEQPDVSLWRTEASYKESRFGMDWLNCLLRRHGSGHWCLTVDPDEFLVYPHHDTRPLQALTDWLDAGEIRSFSAMLLDMYPKGSLAAEPYRPGQDPFEIARWFDPANYTIRKNSEYGNLWIQGGPRGRAFFADNPQNGPALNKIPLVRWERGYAYVSSTHMLLPRALNLVYDQDGGEKASGCLLHAKFLSTFVQKSAEELTRRQHYADSQEYRAYHSGLQEDPDFWCAQSCELQDWRQLEDLGLISKGNWA
- a CDS encoding beta-1,6-N-acetylglucosaminyltransferase, with the translated sequence MTVRLGVVMLCHDELPVAARLARVWAEGGASVAVHVDAKAPPDGVETMRQDLANLPQVVFSPRHSCEWGMFSLVKATQDAAALLLDRFEDVTHVLVVSGSCLPLRPVADLVAFLALHPRRDFIESVTAADVGWTVGGLNEERFTLRFPFSFRRRRKLFDRYVALQRRLRFRRRIPQGLVPHLGSQWWCLTRTTLRAILADPRRAEFDRYFAKVWIPDESYFQTLARRHSQNIESRSLTLAKFDGQGKPYIFYDDHLEMLEQSRCFVARKIWRGAARLHAHFPHGDPARPAADEPRPERLDRVIGQAVARRSLGRPGLYMQSRFPLKDRENGKTSAPYAVLQGFTDLFPEFESWLAERVDADVHGHLFAVHGAEFAGRAPIGPGGLSDSAALRDLDPRGFVANLIRMSDRMPLWQFSPRDGQEMNWFTATDPNARIFVITGAWAVPLLHSDMPFDDIRRVAAILQRTELAQMEVLHSVWLKAQTQVWDLGDFCARPAAVLGGILRALGADPEAAADLPPMREIAGMGRFLQRLRNAGLRPQLMGDFPASDTAPSVPPQERPAP
- a CDS encoding DMT family transporter translates to MIPQSPLRGIILKCLSVLVFTLMGTLVKATSEGGLGVPPGQQVFFRSFFAIPVILGWLAWRGDLRTGLRTFRPIGHFYRGIIGTCAMVLSFWALALLPFPEATTLGYAAPLMTVIFAAMFLGEEVRAFRLGMVLLGLVGVVIVLSPRLGQGAGGLQQSLGAMVALSAAACTALAMIFVRKLAQEEQTSAIVFWFSLTSTVLGLLTLPFGWVATDLQTTLTLIAIGLLGGFAQILLTSAYRFADASLIAPFEYCSMLLALAIGWYVFGEAPTLTMLAGAALVILAGILIIWRERQLGLERNRQRKAMTPQG